The genomic region TCCCGACCCGGTGCCGCTACGTCGGGCCGTCGCTTACGAGCCGTCGCGCCGCAGGAGCAGTACGCCGGACGGCGTCCCGCCACCGGAGGTGACCACGGCCGTCCGCGCGTCGGCCACCTGCCGCTCGCCGGCCTCGTGGCGGAGCTGGGTGATCGCCTCGTAGAAGAACCCGTACCCGTGGGTACGGCCCTCGGAGAGCTGGCCGCCGTGCGGGTTGATCGGCAGCTCGCCGTCGATCGCGATCCGCCGGCCCTGGTCGAGCCAGTCCTTGGCCTCGCCGATGCCGCAGAACCCCAGCGCCTCGATCCAGGAGATCGCGTTGAAGGTGAAGCCGTCGTAGACCAGGGCCAGGTCGACGTCGGAGGGACGCATGTCGGTCCTGGTCCACAGGTGCGCGGACTGGCCGAGTACCTGCGGTTCGTGGGTGATGATGCCCTGGTCCCAGGAGACCCGCTCGAGGATCTGCGTTCCGACGGCCTCGACCCGGATCGCCGGCTTCGGCAGGTCGCCGGCCACCGAGGCGTCCGAGACGATGACCGCGATCGACGCGTCGCACGGGACGTCGCAGTCGTAGAGCCCGAACGGCGTCGTGATGGGCCGCGCCGACATGTAGTCGTCGAGGGTCAGCGGCTCCCGGTAGATGGCCGCCGGGTTGCGCGCGGCGCCCGCCCGGCCGTTGAGGGCGATCGCGGCGAGCATCTCCCGGTCGGCGCCATAGCGGTGGAAGTACTGGTTGGCGTTCATCGCGATCCAGTTCGCCGCCGACAGCGCCCCGAACGGCGCGCGCCACAGCGACGAGGTGTTGGAGACCCGCGCGGGCGCCTGGCCCAGGCCGAGCGCCCGGTAGGTGGACTCCCACACCGTCCGGAAGCACAGCACGTGCCGGCACAGGCCCGAGGCGACCGCCATCATCGCGGTGATGACCGAGCCACCCGGGCCAGGCAGGTCGCCGCCGCCGTTCGTCCAGGTCGGGTGGATGCGCAGCGCCTCCTCGACGGCGCTCACCCCGCCCTCGCTCATCCCCGCCGCGCCGGGGCCCGGGTAGGTGGAGAGCCCGTCGATGTCCTCCAGCCGCAGACCGGCGTCCTCGACCGCCTTGAGGCAGGCGTCGACGGTCAGTGACAGCGGGTCGACCATCAGCCGGCGCCCCATCGCAGAGCGCCCGATGCCGGAGAGGACCGCGCGGTGCTCGAAGCGGTCCGAGCTCAGCGGCGCGCGGGGGGTGGGCAGGTTCGGCTCGCCGACGCGGTCGGTCGGGTCGGTCGTTCCGGTCGGTTCGAACAGGGCGAGCCAGACATCCTCGTGCTGCTCGAAGCGGACGTCGACCTCCTGGCCGATGTGCACGTCCTTCGGCTCGCAGCCGATGATGTTCGTGGTCAGCCGGACGCTGGCGTCCTCCGCCAGCGCCACGTTGGCGATCACGTAGGGCGGCTTCATCGCCGGTGACCACTGCTGCGCGTTCACGGTGAACCCGACGACCGTGGCCCGGCCGGACACCTCCGTCGGCGCCCAGTCGCGGCTGCGGCACTTCGGGCAGATCGGTACCGGCGGGTGGACGAGCTGGCCGCAGTCGGAACAGCCCTGCACCCGCAGGGTGCCGTCGGCACCGGAGGTCCAGAACCACTCGGTGGCGGGGGTGAGCTCGGGGAGTGGGCGCATCGCTGCTGGTCGTCCTCTCTGTGCCACGGCCGTCAGCGGGCCGGGGCCGTCTGGGTGCCGAGGCCGGCCGCGGCCGGGAATGTCCTGGTCACGGCGTAGACCGCGAGTCGGTCGCCGTCGCCGGAGTCCCGGACCTCGACCCGGCCGAGGCCGCCCGCTCCGACGGTCGCCGTCGCGACGGCGGGGCCGGTCCGCACCGGCCGCAGGTAGCGCAGCGCCAGGACCGAAAGACTGGTGGGGCCCGTGGCAAGGGACAGCGCGGCCTCCTCGGCCGCCAGGGCGATCAGCCCGCCGTTGAGGCTGCGGGACGCGTTGATCCCGTCATGCCCGTGAGCCAGCACGGCGACACCCGGCTCGCGGAGCTCGCACCGCGCCCGCTCGGCGAAGGGGACCCGCAGCCGCCCGCGCTGCACGGGCAGCTCGCGGCGCCGCATCATCTCCGGGTCCATCAGCATCGCCGGGTCCGGGGCGGCCATGAAGGAGGCCACGCCGGCGGCGACACCACGGCCGTCGGCGCCGGTCAGCTCGATCTCGATGACCGCGACCGACCTGCCCTTCTTCACCAGGCGCCCGACGGCGTCGACCCGCTCCAGCTCCCGCGGCGGTTCGTGGACGTGGATGTCGAGGTCGAGGGTGACCGGGACGCGGGGCTGGAGGAAGTCCAGCACCATGTAGCCCGCGACGATGTCCGCCCAGGTGGCGAGGATCGACGTGCGGACGCTGGTCGTGCCGGGCACGAACATCTCGGGGACGACCGCCGCGGATCCGTGGAGCTCGTCGCCCACGCGGGTCGTCCGGAACCCGAGTTCATTGATGATGTGCGCGTCCGGCACCCGGTCGTCGCTGTTCGTCGTTGTCGTCATTCCACCCTGTTCCGGGAAGGAGCCCCGTGTCCCCGCCGTCCCGCCCGGGCCGTTCGCCCTCGCGACCGTGCCGGGTGGCGGCTGTCGGCCGACAGCCGCCACCCGGCACGGTCGCGCGTCGCGGCCTAGCGGCCGGACAGGAACCGGACGATCGGCGTGGCCGCGGGGAAGACCTCGGTGAGGCCCGCGGAG from Parafrankia discariae harbors:
- a CDS encoding thiolase C-terminal domain-containing protein — its product is MRPLPELTPATEWFWTSGADGTLRVQGCSDCGQLVHPPVPICPKCRSRDWAPTEVSGRATVVGFTVNAQQWSPAMKPPYVIANVALAEDASVRLTTNIIGCEPKDVHIGQEVDVRFEQHEDVWLALFEPTGTTDPTDRVGEPNLPTPRAPLSSDRFEHRAVLSGIGRSAMGRRLMVDPLSLTVDACLKAVEDAGLRLEDIDGLSTYPGPGAAGMSEGGVSAVEEALRIHPTWTNGGGDLPGPGGSVITAMMAVASGLCRHVLCFRTVWESTYRALGLGQAPARVSNTSSLWRAPFGALSAANWIAMNANQYFHRYGADREMLAAIALNGRAGAARNPAAIYREPLTLDDYMSARPITTPFGLYDCDVPCDASIAVIVSDASVAGDLPKPAIRVEAVGTQILERVSWDQGIITHEPQVLGQSAHLWTRTDMRPSDVDLALVYDGFTFNAISWIEALGFCGIGEAKDWLDQGRRIAIDGELPINPHGGQLSEGRTHGYGFFYEAITQLRHEAGERQVADARTAVVTSGGGTPSGVLLLRRDGS
- a CDS encoding PaaI family thioesterase, producing the protein MTTTTNSDDRVPDAHIINELGFRTTRVGDELHGSAAVVPEMFVPGTTSVRTSILATWADIVAGYMVLDFLQPRVPVTLDLDIHVHEPPRELERVDAVGRLVKKGRSVAVIEIELTGADGRGVAAGVASFMAAPDPAMLMDPEMMRRRELPVQRGRLRVPFAERARCELREPGVAVLAHGHDGINASRSLNGGLIALAAEEAALSLATGPTSLSVLALRYLRPVRTGPAVATATVGAGGLGRVEVRDSGDGDRLAVYAVTRTFPAAAGLGTQTAPAR